A single Oncorhynchus nerka isolate Pitt River linkage group LG10, Oner_Uvic_2.0, whole genome shotgun sequence DNA region contains:
- the LOC115135035 gene encoding 2-aminoethanethiol dioxygenase-like has protein sequence MLRDNMTSIVQKIARQALVTFRNPSSFGDKAFLGNQCKLQSLMTEIRAADLKIAPRKVDSASTPLPHNPPVTYMHICETDEFSMGVFLLKSGASIPLHDHPGMYGMLKVMYGKVRITCFDRLDKSTSVASDTQFSPPLLPFQRGALRRSILGSVGEFTEESGPCILTPDRNNLHQIDAVDGPTAFLDILAPPYDPDDGRDCHYYKVLQSAPDSEDKKADGQKEVWLMEVSQPSEFWCGGEPYPGPEVKI, from the coding sequence ATGCTTCGAGACAACATGACCTCCATCGTACAGAAAATTGCTAGACAGGCGCTTGTAACTTTTAGAAACCCATCTTCATTTGGTGATAAAGCGTTTTTGGGTAATCAATGTAAACTCCAAAGCCTCATGACCGAAATCAGAGCTGCGGATCTGAAGATCGCTCCAAGGAAAGTTGACAGCGCTTCTACGCCTTTGCCACACAACCCCCCGGTCACATACATGCACATATGCGAGACAGACGAATTCAGCATGGGGGTGTTTCTGCTAAAAAGCGGTGCTTCCATCCCCTTGCACGACCACCCGGGAATGTACGGAATGTTGAAAGTTATGTATGGCAAGGTCAGGATCACCTGTTTTGACAGGTTGGACAAATCAACTAGCGTGGCCAGTGACACGCAATTCAGCCCTCCACTGCTACCTTTTCAGAGAGGTGCGCTGAGGAGGTCGATACTCGGGTCGGTCGGGGAGTTTACAGAAGAAAGCGGGCCGTGTATCTTGACCCCTGACCGAAACAACCTTCACCAAATCGATGCAGTCGATGGGCCCACCGCTTTCCTCGATATTTTGGCACCCCCATATGATCCAGACGACGGGAGAGACTGTCATTATTATAAAGTTCTGCAGTCTGCCCCGGATTCTGAGGACAAAAAGGCTGACGGTCAAAAAGAAGTTTGGCTGATGGAAGTATCCCAACCTTCTGAATTCTGGTGTGGTGGTGAACCATACCCCGGCCCTGAAGTGAAGATATGA
- the LOC115136323 gene encoding protein ZNF365-like: MQQKVCARRTSLFTENGQARGASADPQLPFRCPRCGEHKRFRSLASLRAHLEYSHSYYHTMHELSLPTHRVHSHPERALHRRSLGDTREVTICIERCRMPHVGTQAAEEIKTENEEEEEEEASKDGLKIHKSSPGTDHIPSPFPFVESPDPGSKLEVVFPERNVCTEEMSLRRRLAKVLRVVDSTMQRRLHRVTTDLAKTDTELLCECALSQHLAQGRQEVQEKERALSRQADVAVMVIATLKEQLKESEYELERREQEVITIQNFLEAATQHEICGKVRIQCFIENLLKRIALAERLLEYYQSSPSPPNYTDYMHQTAENRPHRIPKSRSAGCQLSQSCPQEGRTHPSLLGRKVGHSSYFRPDHRDEVWTQGSRSVGFED; this comes from the exons ATGCAGCAGAAGGTATGTGCCAGGAGGACCTCTCTCTTCACTGAGAATGGACAGGCTCGTGGGGCATCTGCTGACCCCCAGCTCCCATTCAGGTGCCCTCGGTGTGGGGAGCATAAAAGGTTCCGTAGTCTGGCCTCCTTGAGAGCCCACCTGGAATACAGCCACAGTTACTACCACACCATGCACGAGCTGAGCCTTCCGACCCACAGGGTGCATTCCCACCCAGAGAGAGCCCTGCACCGACGCTCCCTGGGTGACACACGAGAGGTCACTATCTGCATAGAGAGGTGTCGTATGCCCCATGTGGGGACGCAGGCAGCtgaggagataaagactgagaatgaagaggaggaggaggaagaggccaGTAAAGATGGTCTCAAAATCCACAAGTCCAGCCCTGGGACAGATCATATCCCTTCCCCCTTTCCATTTGTCGAATCTCCAGACCCAGGCAGCAAGCTTGAGGTAGTGTTTCCAGAGCGGAATGTCTGTACCGAGGAGATGTCGCTCCGGCGCAGGCTGGCCAAGGTCCTACGGGTGGTGGACAGCACCATGCAGAGGAGGCTGCACAGGGTTACCACGGATCTTGCCAAGACGGACACAGAGCTGCTGTGTGAGTGTGCCCTCTCCCAGCACCTGGCGCAGGGGAGGCAGGAGGTACAGGAGAAGGAGCGGGCGCTGAGCCGGCAGGCGGACGTGGCCGTGATGGTGATTGCCACGCTGAAGGAGCAGCTGAAGGAGTCAGAGTACGAGCTGGAGAGGCGAGAACA agaAGTCATCACCATTCAGAATTTCCTTGAGGCTGCCACCCAGCATGAGATATGTGGTAAAGTTCGGATCCAATGTTTCATTGAGAACCTGCTCAAACGCATCGCCCTGGCTGAGAGGCTACTGGAGTACTATCAGAGCTCCCCCAGTCCACCAAACTACACAGATTACATG CACCAGACAGCTGAAAACAGACCTCATAGAATCCCCAAAAGCAG GTCAGCGGGTTGTCAGCTGTCACAGTCCTGTCCCCAGGAAGGTAGAACGCACCCCTCCCTATTAGGGCGGAAAGTGGGTCACTCTAGCTACTTCAGACCTGATCACAGAGATGAAGTCTGGACCCAGGGCAGCAGATCAGTTGGATTTGAGGACTAG
- the rtkn2 gene encoding rhotekin-2, which produces MANMDYQRDVQNFRRNASARSSCSSLAMEIKRKKISESTVFLQSEDSNMQEKMDFEIRMRDGTYKLLVASTNREQILNASKNLLTCNTRIKAYMTEMHKENHDMRVASQRLSDRVSDDRVACRGRVALSGLRIPLMWKDSDHFNNKGSTRRVAIFCLMRIGSEVFDTEMVVVDRSMTDVCFEGVTVFNDVGPAFELKVELYSCAIEEETTMVNTPKKLAKKLRSSFGRASGRKLCPLLEAGDPDAFLQSNPIPLGARYSLLAYTSLGLAWADGAFQSHSLIVLQDAESSSWLPLYGNLCCRLVAQPVCMTQDMMNGYLIQQQSVEGLSRYCSLYCVLRAGRLFCYYTPEEITAKVDPSLIIPTNKDTRIRVVDKGPQKRSNSLTITNPVVGGALTNIFTTDSREELEDWMEAFWQHFYDQSQWQHCCSELMKIEVTSPKKPPLFLTKQADSVYNDLSINSPGKFESITDIIHSKIEETGGHFLIGEEEAREPPKWSALFDGSIPMVVQKSVLSPGKESPCPSPTPSSVSNDNKKRRAPPPPADKQPFSLPPARPPPPYQEKENVGVRTKTGRPSLDAKFSAIIQQLQRNPGGLSRKNAPLGQIEPLQQDLEYPQTPDVPPRPAPVPAPRNKLRKSFREKMNPKAW; this is translated from the exons ATGGCGAATATGGACTATCAGCGGGACGTTCAAAATTTCAGGAGAAATGCAAGTGCTCGGTCCTCATGTTCCTCTCTCGCAATGGAGATAAAAAGAAAGAAGATAAGTGAGAGCACTGTATTCTTGCAATCAGAG GACTCTAACATGCAGGAGAAGATGGACTTTGAGATCCGCATGCGGGATGGGACCTACAAGCTCCTGGTGGCCAGCACCAATAGAGAGCAGATCCTGAATGCCTCCAAGAACCTCCTGACCTGCAACACTCGGATCAAGGCCTACATGACAGAAATGCACAAGGAGAACCATGATATGAGAGTCGCATCTCAGAG ACTATCAGATCGAGTTTCAGATGATCGTGTGGCATGCAGAGGAAGAGTGGCCTTGTCTG GGCTGCGCATACCGTTGATGTGGAAAGACTCTGACCACTTTAATAACAAAGGGA GCACGCGGCGGGTTGCCATCTTCTGCCTGATGAGAATTGGATCTGAAGTTTTTGACACCGAGATGGTGGTTGTGGACAGATCGATGACTGATGTTTGTTTTGAGGGTGTAACAGTTTT TAACGATGTTGGGCCTGCCTTCGAGCTGAAAGTGGAGCTGTATAGCTGTGCCATAGAGGAGGAGACCACCATGGTCAATACCCCAAAGAAACTGGCCAAGAAGTTACGCAGCTCTTTTGGCAGGGCATCTGGGAGGAAACTCTGCCCCCTGCTTGAAGCTGGAGACCCTGACGCTTTCCTGCAGTCCAACCCAATACCGCT GGGGGCAAGGTACAGCCTGCTGGCGTACACCTCTCTGGGCTTGGCCTGGGCCGATGGGGCCTTCCAGTCCCATTCTCTCATTGTCCTCCAGGATG CTGAGTCGTCCTCCTGGCTGCCCCTTTATGGGAACCTCTGCTGTCGTCTAGTTGCCCAGCCCGTCTGTATGACCCAGGACATGATGAATGGCTATCTGATTCAGCAG CAAAGTGTGGAGGGGCTGTCCCGGTACTGCAGCCTGTACTGTGTGCTCAGGGCTGGGAGGCTGTTCTGCTACTACACCCCTGAGGAGATTACTGCCAAGGTGGATCCCAGCCTCATCATACCCACCAACAAG GACACTAGGATCCGTGTGGTGGATAAGGGCCCTCAGAAGAGGTCCAACAGTCTGACCATCACCAACCCAGTGGTGGGGGGGGCTCTGACCAACATCTTCACAACTGACAGCAGGGAGGAGCTGGAGGACTGGATGGAAGCATTCTGGCAGCACTTCTATGACCAGA GTCAGTGGCAGCACTGCTGTAGTGAGCTGATGAAGATTGAGGTTACGTCACCAAAGAAACCCCCACTCTTCCTCACCAAACAGGCTGACTCTGTCTACAATGACCTGA GTATAAATTCTCCTGGAAAGTTTGAGAGTATCACCGACATCATCCACAGCAAAATTGAGGAAACAGGGGGCCACTTCCTCATTGGTGAGGAGGAGGCAAGGGAGCCTCCTAAATGGTCTGCTCTGTTTGACGGGTCCATCCCCATGGTGGTGCAGAAGAGTGTTTTGTCTCCGGGCAAAGAGAGTCCCTGTCCCAGCCCAACTCCCAGCTCTGTCTCCAACGACAACAAGAAAAGGCGTGCCCCGCCCCCACCTGCTGATAAGCAGCCTTTCAGCCTCCCACCAGCCAGACCCCCTCCTCCATATCAGGAAAAGGAGAACGTTGGGGTGCGAACCAAGACGGGACGACCTTCGCTGGACGCCAAGTTCTCTGCCATCATCCAGCAGCTGCAGAGGAACCCTGGTGGCCTGTCCAGAAAGAACGCCCCCTTGGGCCAGATAGAGCCTCTCCAGCAGGACTTGGAGTACCCCCAGACTCCTGATGTCCCCCCCAGGCCTGCCCCCGTCCCTGCTCCACGCAACAAACTGAGGAAGTCCTTTAGGGAGAAGATGAACCCTAAAGCCTGGTGA